From a region of the Sander lucioperca isolate FBNREF2018 chromosome 8, SLUC_FBN_1.2, whole genome shotgun sequence genome:
- the LOC118495569 gene encoding uncharacterized protein LOC118495569: MKDMKLIVSTGRLCTVTVNMCACEPEACTLLRYGLWPATTDKPQTAFSIPLLELFVCLSLERQVSVEGFCNTLRWKNNLTLAEVNALYRALVGESISQFRHYHFRQRSLVDVCPQLDDGTTCPACPKADGDMIVTLDANFGLVRKQSSGTSVVEPFHGTRMFVDEKDVEEYLLSHLDSSKPNEDCSNFKAGNVLRSQQQAKKLDVTGVFGASCLHEMPLMFVNMSQGERQVVTFMTIDSIFNA; the protein is encoded by the exons ATGAAGGACATGAAGCTCATTGTCAGCACAG GACGGCTCTGCACCGTCACTGTCaatatgtgtgcgtgtgaacCAGAAGCCTGCACTCTGCTAAGGTACGGGCTCTGGCCAGCAACAACCGACAAGCCCCAGACAGCCTTTTCCATCCCTCTGCTAGagctttttgtttgtctgtcactGGAGCGTCAGGTTTCTGTTGAGGGTTTTTGCAACACCCTACGCTGGAAAAACAACCTTACACTTGCAGAG GTTAACGCACTCTACAGAGCCCTGGTGGGAGAATCCATATCCCAGTTTAGGCATTACCACTTTCGACAACGAAGTTTGGTAGATGTTTGCCCACAGTTAGATGATGGGACCACATGCCCAGCATGTCCAAAG GCGGATGGAGATATGATAGTGACATTGGATGCCAACTTTGGCCTTGTAAGGAAGCAAAGCTCAGGGACAAGTGTGGTTGAGCCATTTCATGGAACCCGCATGTTTGTTGATGAAAAGGATGTAGAGGAATACCTTCTTTCACATCTTGACAGCTCAAAGCCTAACGAG GACTGCAGTAACTTCAAGGCTGGCAACGTTCTGAGGTCCCAGCAACAAGCAAAGAAACTTGATGTTACAGGAGTGTTTGGAGCTTCCTGTCTTCATGAAATGCCGCTAATGTTTGTCAACATGAGCCAAGGAGAAAGGCAAGTAGTGACATTTATGACTATTGACTCAATATTCAATGCTTAG